In Pseudoliparis swirei isolate HS2019 ecotype Mariana Trench chromosome 11, NWPU_hadal_v1, whole genome shotgun sequence, a genomic segment contains:
- the ppp2r3a gene encoding serine/threonine-protein phosphatase 2A regulatory subunit B'' subunit alpha isoform X2 gives MIIKETSSGSASSLRQDPDLRGELAFLARGCDFVLPSRFKKRLKSLQQQQQQQQQQQVQSKPEKKPGTPPPVPALSAPTPTPTPRSPSPPPVIVTPPPPLPAAINIPRFYHPRGLPAAGPTANHDAAIAGIEAAFTDFEEEKADIYEMGKIAKACGCPLYWKGPMFYSAGGERTGFVSVHSFIATWRKLMHSCHDDASRFISLLAKPGCAYLEQEDFIPLLQDIVDTHPGLTFLKDAPEFHSRYITTVIQRIFYVVNRSWTGRMTTMELRRSNFLQTLALLEEEDDINQITDYFSYEHFYVIYCKFWELDIDHDLYIDPKDLARYNDHASSNRIIERLFSGAVTRGNAVQREGRMSYAEFVWFLMSEEDKKNLTSLEYWFRCMDVDGDGVLSMFELEYFYEEQCERMERMGIEPLPFQDLLCQMLDLVKPESSGRITLGDLKRCRMAHIFFDTFFNLEKYLDHEQRDPFAVQKDVDSEGPEPSDWDKYASEEYEILVAEETANEQLHEGSFDDDYESEELQVPGELGNKMEKLVISDLSA, from the exons ATGATAATCAAGGAGACGTCGTCGGGGTCGGCGTCGTCGTTACGGCAGGACCCCGACCTCAGGGGGGAGCTGGCCTTTCTGGCCCGGGGGTGTGACTTTGTCCTCCCCTCACGCTTCAAGAAGAGACTCAAGTccttgcagcagcagcagcagcagcagcagcagcagcag GTCCAGTCCAAACCGGAGAAGAAGCCGGGCACACCTCCACCGGTGCCTGCCCTGTccgcccccacccccaccccgacGCCGCGCTCACCCAGCCCTCCTCCGGTGATCgtcaccccccctcctcctcttcccgcgGCCATCAACATTCCCAGGTTCTACCACCCCCGCGGGCTCCCCGCCGCGGGCCCGACCGCCAACCACGACGCGGCCATCGCCGGCATCGAGGCGGCCTTCACCGACTTCGAGGAGGAGAAGGCGGACATCTACGAAATGGGCAAAATCGCAAAG GCGTGCGGGTGTCCTCTCTACTGGAAGGGCCCCATGTTCTACTCGGCGGGCGGCGAGAGGACGGGCTTCGTGTCGGTTCACTCCTTCATCGCGACCTGGAGGAA GTTGATGCACAGTTGCCACGACGACGCATCGAGGTTCATCTCCCTGCTCGCCAAACCCGGCTGCGCCTACCTGGAGCAGGAGGACTTCATCCCTCTGCTGCAG GACATCGTGGACACGCATCCCGGACTCACGTTCCTGAAGGACGCGCCGGAATTCCATTCCCGTTACATAACTACG GTGATCCAGCGGATATTCTACGTGGTCAACCGTTCGTGGACGGGTCGCATGACCACGATGGAGCTACGCAGGAGCAACTTCCTGCAGACCCTggccctgctggaggaggaggacgacatcAACCAGATCACCGACTACTTCTCCTACGAGCACTTCTACGTCATCTACTGCAAGTTCTGGGAGCTCGACATCGACCACGACCTCTACATTGACCCCAAAGACCTGGCAAGATACAACGACCACG CCTCCTCCAACCGAATCATCGAAAGGTTGTTTTCGGGGGCCGTAACTCG GGGCAACGCCGTGCAGAGGGAAGGCAGGATGAGCTACGCCGAGTTCGTCTGGTTCCTCATGTCcgaagaggacaagaagaatCTCACCAG TCTGGAGTACTGGTTCCGCTGCATGGACGTGGATGGCGACGGCGTCTTGTCCATGTTCGAGTTGGAGTATTTCTACGAGGAGCAGTGCGAGCGGATGGAACGGATGGGCATCGAACCGCTGCCCTTCCAGGATCTGCTGTGCCAGATGCTCGACCTGGTCAAACCTGAGAGTTCGG GAAGGATAACCCTCGGGGACCTGAAGCGCTGCCGCATGGCTCACATATTCTTTGACACCTTCTTCAACCTGGAGAAATACCTGGACCACGAACAGAGAGACCCGTTTGCTGTGCAAAAG GACGTCGACAGTGAAGGTCCAGAGCCGTCCGATTGGGATAAATATGCTTCGGAGGAGTACGAGATCCTGGTTGCGGAGGAGACTGCAAATGAGCAGCTCCACGAggg ATCCTTTGATGACGACTACGAATCTGAGGAGCTTCAAGTTCCGGGAGAGCTTGGGAACAAAATGGAGAAACTGGTCATATCAGACCTGTCGGCATAG